The proteins below come from a single Miscanthus floridulus cultivar M001 chromosome 1, ASM1932011v1, whole genome shotgun sequence genomic window:
- the LOC136471900 gene encoding malate dehydrogenase, glyoxysomal-like: MQPDANAPSHRLARVAAHLNPQLSQMEEGAGASALRPAVCRAKGGAPGFKVAILGAAGGIGQPLSLLMKMNPLVSVLHLYDVVNTPGVTADISHMDTSAVVRGFLGAQQLDAALTGMDLVIIPAGLPRKPGMTRDDLFNKNAGIVRTLCEGVARCCPNAIVNLISNPVNSTVPIAAEVFKKAGTYDPKRLLGVTTLDVARANTFVAEVLGVDPRDVSVPVVGGHAGVTILPLLSQVTPPSSFTQDEIKYLTDRIQNGGTEVVEAKAGSGSATLSMAFAAAKFGDACLRAMRGDAGIVECSYVASEVTELPFFATKLRLGRGGAEEILPLGPLNDFERACLEAAKKELSESIQKGIAFVSK, encoded by the exons ATGCAGCCCGACGCCAACGCCCCCTCCCACCGCCTCGCCCGCGTCGCCGCGCACCTGAACCCCCAGCTCTCGCAGATGGAGGAAGGCGCTGGCGCGTCCGCGCTGAGGCCCGCGGTGTGCCGCGCCAAGGGCGGCGCGCCTGGGTTCAAGGTCGCGATCCTGGGCGCCGCGGGCGGGATCGGACAGCCGTTGTCGCTGCTCATGAAGATGAACCCTCTCGTGTCCGTGCTCCACCTCTACGATGTCGTCAACACGCCCGGTGTCACTGCCGATATCAGCCACATGGACACCAGCGCTGTG GTCCGTGGCTTCCTTGGGGCACAGCAGCTTGATGCAGCACTTACAGGAATGGACCTTGTAATCATACCCGCTGGTCTGCCTAGGAAACCAGGAATGACAAGGGATGATTTATTCAACAAAAATGCTGGGATTGTTCGTACACTTTGTGAAGGCGTTGCAAGATGCTGTCCTAATGCAATTGTGAATTTGATCAGCAACCCAGTGAACTCAACTGTCCCCATTGCTGCTGAGGTTTTCAAGAAAGCTGGAACTTATGATCCCAAGCGTCTTCTTGGAGTGACAACGCTCGATGTTGCGAGGGCTAACACCTTTGTG GCCGAAGTGCTTGGAGTTGATCCAAGAGATGTCAGTGTTCCTGTTGTTGGTGGGCATGCTGGGGTAACTATATTGCCCCTCCTCTCCCAG GTCACACCTCCAAGCTCATTCACTCAAGACGAAATCAAATATTTGACAGACCGCATACAGAATGGTGGCACAGAAGTTGTGGAG GCAAAGGCTGGATCAGGCTCTGCGACTCTGTCAATG gcTTTTGCTGCTGCAAAATTCGGTGATGCATGCTTGCGAGCTATGCGGGGCGATGCTGGCATTGTGGAATGCTCATATGTTGCATCCGAG GTGACAGAACTGCCGTTCTTTGCAACAAAACTGAGGCTTGGCCGTGGCGGTGCTGAGGAGATCCTCCCTCTTGGACCTTTGAATGATTTTGAGAG AGCTTGTCTGGAAGCGGCAAAGAAGGAACTGAGCGAGAGCATTCAGAAGGGCATCGCTTTCGTGAGCAAGTGA